One Borreliella burgdorferi B31 genomic window carries:
- a CDS encoding DUF603 domain-containing protein, with protein sequence MKRAKRSFDDYVAYFREGLLDDREIADKLGVSRVNVWRMRKKWESGESVVNQDSRVTISEDTLEHLLSQTFKSEVNARKVISELDIECANLKLGFIRAFKQYSSVELTGMRTKIENLRAEIDALNKASSKKNKQVVNGEINSLKSELDEYIKECSIREMELYYECMKKLTTANEAESKSNYKNSKGHK encoded by the coding sequence TTGAAAAGAGCCAAAAGGTCTTTTGATGATTATGTTGCATATTTTAGAGAAGGATTGTTAGATGATAGGGAAATAGCGGATAAATTGGGGGTTTCTAGGGTAAATGTGTGGAGGATGAGGAAAAAATGGGAAAGTGGAGAAAGTGTTGTTAACCAAGACTCTAGAGTAACAATTAGTGAAGATACTTTAGAACACCTTTTATCACAAACTTTTAAATCAGAAGTTAACGCTAGGAAAGTTATAAGTGAATTAGATATAGAGTGTGCTAATTTAAAATTAGGATTTATACGTGCATTTAAGCAATATTCTAGTGTTGAACTTACTGGTATGCGAACTAAAATAGAAAATTTAAGAGCCGAAATTGATGCTTTAAATAAAGCAAGTAGTAAAAAAAACAAGCAAGTTGTTAATGGAGAAATTAATTCTTTAAAAAGCGAGCTTGATGAATATATAAAGGAGTGTTCAATAAGAGAAATGGAGCTTTACTATGAATGTATGAAAAAACTTACAACTGCTAATGAGGCTGAAAGCAAAAGCAACTACAAAAATAGTAAAGGGCACAAGTGA